One part of the Haliotis asinina isolate JCU_RB_2024 chromosome 2, JCU_Hal_asi_v2, whole genome shotgun sequence genome encodes these proteins:
- the LOC137272072 gene encoding uncharacterized protein, translating into MPLQHEEKTIREKLRSIVPMRMTLDDGDALLKKCGVKLTLLTDYDMHLLTEKGLQGWVSMTSKRYAKANSKYCKGYDMSKPNSHIPYLDVSNLYGWTMKLKKVWMLLIVMAFATYFLQDWLCFTPPAPDLDLRGNLHKAHSNQLKLPEKVGTQHRRKFSVTKLERWIVVLSSNECDVTHFNKIPGWKVVVVGKTPKGCKSSSTSHCTYLDSGEANSLGYAISKLLSGSSDSMKMIGYLYAISHGANVIYDTECHIFPKFNRLDFAMSGNTSSLAFADGPIFNPHGHFGYPMLFPLGFPDNALYVKGPYRYRIVDIEVPLIQQGQVNFILGKQDVSYLKLTKDHNITFDRSSPPVCLSGNRFGPIGSMNTVFLYKSFLTMFLPTKCKGSCSSVRGYFAQRLLAEIGGSTGFLSSTAYSLTHPTGNSKFVISKQSTDKTTEILINSLKNWKCISSLSMFACAKSLVDHLVKHSFMSKKDKALFDAWVTDLKKFSYTEPTRRTIVDVDSNPTMWNPQLTYASSRTIPAEILLGTDTTQEHISKHIFKKLYDTCPKLQYTLSDWLNVPITDIMLVVILNYEFLHKNLAYLEFSHRRYFRHIMYCGPSYPGFDKILKETNMEHITYIEGVDKNTWFFIYKCLIHAANMRLNVKGYLYMGDDLLLNHWNLVDLPRDTFWMPMPINYVERNHTIKYWWFYWNKPIGRRAVNLFMNDVQNSAKMNPNDAILNNFLKEYDKNVNLSRAVHRPIDVVYVPSRYNAELIRLGKMFRKHNTLLALTIPMLHAGLANFKDSFHLKGKSLWKEDRSNNLKAFRVDSHYIHPFKAGTDLDRKEGKRFFCDYYFPLSESKLLEIRNRLHKKR; encoded by the exons ATGCCCTTACAACACGAAGAGAAAACCATCAGGGAAAAGCTCCGCTCCATCGTCCCCATGCGCATGACCTTGGATGACGG GGATGCCTTGTTGAAAAAATGCGGTGTGAAGCTGACATTGCTCACCGACTATGACATGCACCTGCTCACGGAGAAGGGGTTACAAGGTTGGGTTTCCATGACCTCCAAACGGTACGCGAAGGCCAACAGCAAGTACTGCAAAGGTTATGACATGAGCAAACCCAACAGTCACATTCCTTACCTTGACGTCAGCAATCTTTACGGCTGGACCATGA AATTGAAAAAAGTATGGATGCTGCTGATAGTCATGGCATTTGCGACCTACttcctgcaggactggttgtgTTTTACGCCCCCAGCACCAGACCTTGACCTCCGGGGTAACCTACACAAAGCACACAGCAACCAGCTCAAGCTGCCAGAAAAAGTGGGCACTCAACACAGAAGGAAGTT TTCCGTGACAAAACTCGAGAGATGGATAGTCGTACTTTCTTCAAACGAATGTGACGTCACGCACTTCAACAAAATTCCAGGATGGAAAGTGGTCGTCGTCGGCAAGACCCCGAAAGGATGCAA GTCGTCTAGCACTTCTCACTGCACATACCTCGACTCTGGGGAGGCGAACTCCCTCGGTTATGCCATTTCAAAACTCCTCTCAGGGAGTTCAGACAGCATGAAGATGATTGGTTACCTGTACGCGATCTCCCACGGAGCCAACGTCATCTACGACACGGAGTGTCACATCTTCCCCAAATTCAACCGGTTGGACTTCGCAATGTCTGGTAACACCAGCAGTCTGGCATTCGCTGATGGTCCCATCTTTAATCCACACGGTCATTTTGGATATCCTATGTTATTCCCCCTTGGGTTCCCCGACAACGCGCTGTATGTCAAGGGTCCCTATCGCTATCGCATAGTGGACATAGAGGTTCCACTCATCCAACAAGGTCAAGTGAATTTCATACTAGGAAAACAGGACGTATCGTATCTTAAACTCACCAAGGACCACAATATTACATTTGACCGGTCCTCCCCACCCGTTTGTCTGTCGGGCAATAGGTTTGGCCCAATCGGCTCCATGAACACCGTGTTTCTATACAAATCATTTCTGACTATGTTCCTGCCCACCAAATGCAAAGGTTCTTGTAGCTCAGTAAGAGGATATTTTGCGCAAAGACTGTTGGCGGAAATTGGTGGTAGCACTGGGTTCCTATCCTCCACAGCTTACTCTTTAACCCATCCTACCGGTAACAGCAAATTTGTGATTAGTAAGCAGTCAACAGATAAGACCACTGAAATTTTAATCAACTCGTTGAAGAACTGGAAATGTATCTCTAGTCTTAGCATGTTTGCCTGTGCAAAATCTCTTGTTGATCACCTAGTGAAGCATTCGTTCATGTCCAAGAAAGACAAAGCATTGTTTGACGCATGGGTCACAGACTTGAAGAAGTTCAGCTATACAGAACCAACACGAAGAACTATTGTCGATGTTGATTCCAATCCCACCATGTGGAACCCACAGTTAACGTATGCTTCGTCAAGAACTATCCCAGCAGAGATCTTGTTAGGCACTGACACAACCCAAGAGCATATTTCAAAGCACATTTTCAAGAAACTATACGACACGTGTCCTAAACTGCAGTATACCCTCTCGGACTGGCTCAATGTACCAATAACAGATATTATGCTGGTTGTGATATTAAATTACGAATTTCTTCATAAAAATCTCGCATACCTAGAATTTTCTCACAGGagatatttcagacatattatGTATTGTGGGCCAAGTTATCCCGGGTTTGACAAAATTCTGAAAGAGACGAATATGGAACATATTACATACATTGAAGGTGTGGATAAAAACACTTGGTTCTTTATATACAAATGCCTCATTCATGCAGCGAATATGAGGCTAAATGTAAAGGGTTATCTCTACATGGGAGATGACCTTCTCCTCAACCACTGGAATCTCGTCGATCTGCCCAGAGACACATTCTGGATGCCAATGCCTATAAACTATGTCGAAAGGAATCACACAATCAAGTATTGGTGGTTCTATTGGAATAAGCCCATAGGAAGAAGGGCTGTGAATCTCTTCATGAATGACGTACAAAATTCCGCCAAGATGAACCCCAATGATGCAATTTTGAACAATTTTTTGAAAGAGTACGATAAAAATGTCAATCTTAGCAGAGCTGTTCATCGACCAATTGATGTGGTCTATGTCCCTTCTCGTTATAATGCAGAATTGATCAGACTTGGGAAGATGTTCAGGAAACATAACACACTGCTTGCATTAACTATTCCTATGCTGCATGCTGGTCTCGCTAACTTCAAAGACTCTTTTCATCTCAAAGGGAAGAGTCTATGGAAGGAGGACAGATCAAATAACCTGAAAGCATTCAGAGTAGACTCTCATTATATTCATCCTTTCAAAGCAGGTACAGATTTGGACAGGAAGGAAGGAAAACGTTTCTTTTGTGATTATTATTTTCCACTTTCGGAATCGAAGTTATTAGAGATAAGGAACAGATTGCACAAGAAAAGGTAA
- the LOC137272968 gene encoding uncharacterized protein produces the protein MYGLKMLTKTFRDLKRYRPVDMRKRNLKKVWILLIVMTFATYFLQNWFCFTPPAPDLDPRGHPYKPHSKQHELPEKAGPQHRKKLNDPEIDYQQMEPVVAPVKQQIQPQQKKQVQIHSDYPTNNKTVNSKASSVTKLERWIVVLSSNECDVTHFNKIPGWKVVVVGKTPKGCKPSSTSHCTYLNSGKAKSLGYAISKLLSGSSDSMKMIGYLYAISHGANVIYDTECHIFPKFNRLDFAMSGNTSSLAFADGPIFNPHGHFGYPMLFPLGFPDNALYVKGPYRYRIVDIEVPLIQQGQVNFILGKQDVSYLKLTKDHNITFDRSSPPVCLSGNRFGPIGSMNTVFLYKSFLTMFLPTKCKGSCSSVRGYFAQRLLAEIGGSTGFLSSTAYSLTHPTGNSKFVIGKQSTDKTTENLINSLKNWKCISSLSMFACAKSLVDHLVKHSFMSKKDKALFDAWVTDLKKFSYTEPTRRTIVDVDSNPTMWNPQLTYASSRTIPAEILLGTDTTQKHISKHIFKKLYDTCPKLQYTLSDWLNAPITDIMLVVILNYEFLHKNLAYLEFSHRRYFRHIMYCGPSYPGFDKILKETNMEHITYIEGVEKDTWFFVYKCLIHAANMRLNVKGYLYMGDDLLLNHWNLVDLPRDTFWMPMPINYVERNHTIKYWWYYWNKPVGRRAVNLFMNDLQNSAKMNPNDAILNNFLKEYDKNVNLSRAVHRSIDVVYVPSRYNAELIRLGKMFRKHNTLLGLTIPMLHAGLANFKDSFHLKGKSLWKKDRSNNLEAFKADSHYIHPFKAGTDLDRKEGKHFFCDYYFPLSESKLLEIRKRLHKNR, from the exons ATGTATGGGTTAAAGATGTTGACGAAAACCTTCCGTGATCTGAAGCGTTACAGGCCAGTCGACATGCGCAAAAGGA ATTTGAAAAAAGTATGGATCCTACTGATAGTCATGACGTTTGCGACTTACTTCCTGCAGAACTGGTTCTGTTTCACGCCCCCAGCGCCGGACCTTGACCCCCGGGGTCATCCATACAAACCACACAGCAAGCAGCACGAGCTGCCAGAAAAAGCGGGTCCTCAACACAGAAAGAAATTAAATGATCCCGAAAT AGATTATCAGCAAATGGAACCAGTAGTTGCACCAGTTAAACAACAGATACAGCCACAGCAGAAGAAGCAAGTCCAAATTCATTCAGATTACCCAACCAACAATAAAACCGTCAACTCTAAGGCCAG TTCCGTGACAAAACTCGAGAGATGGATAGTCGTACTTTCTTCAAACGAATGTGACGTCACGCACTTCAACAAAATTCCAGGATGGAAAGTGGTCGTCGTCGGCAAGACCCCGAAAGGATGCAA GCCGTCTAGCACTTCTCACTGCACATACCTCAACTCTGGGAAGGCGAAATCCCTCGGTTATGCCATTTCAAAACTTCTCTCAGGGAGTTCAGACAGCATGAAGATGATTGGTTACCTGTACGCGATCTCCCACGGAGCCAACGTCATCTATGACACGGAGTGTCACATCTTCCCCAAATTCAACCGGTTGGACTTCGCAATGTCTGGTAACACCAGCAGTCTGGCATTCGCTGATGGTCCCATCTTTAATCCACATGGCCATTTTGGATATCCTATGTTATTCCCCCTTGGGTTCCCCGACAACGCGCTGTATGTCAAGGGTCCCTATCGCTATCGCATAGTGGACATAGAGGTTCCACTCATCCAACAAGGTCAAGTGAATTTCATACTAGGAAAACAGGATGTATCGTATCTTAAACTCACCAAGGACCACAATATTACATTTGACCGGTCCTCCCCACCCGTCTGTCTGTCGGGCAATAGGTTTGGCCCAATCGGCTCCATGAACACCGTGTTTCTATACAAATCATTTCTGACTATGTTCCTGCCCACCAAATGCAAAGGTTCTTGTAGCTCAGTAAGAGGATATTTTGCGCAAAGACTGTTGGCGGAAATTGGTGGTAGCACTGGGTTCCTATCCTCCACAGCTTACTCTTTAACCCATCCTACCGGTAACAGCAAATTTGTGATTGGTAAGCAGTCAACAGATAAGACCACTGAAAATTTAATCAACTCGTTGAAGAACTGGAAATGTATCTCTAGTCTTAGCATGTTTGCCTGTGCAAAATCTCTTGTTGATCACCTAGTGAAGCATTCGTTCATGTCCAAGAAAGACAAAGCATTGTTTGACGCATGGGTCACAGACTTGAAGAAGTTCAGCTATACAGAACCAACACGAAGAACTATTGTAGATGTTGATTCCAATCCCACCATGTGGAACCCACAGTTAACGTATGCTTCGTCAAGAACTATTCCAGCAGAGATTTTGTTAGGCACTGACACAACCCAAAAGCATATTTCAAAGCACATTTTCAAGAAACTATACGACACGTGTCCTAAACTGCAGTATACCCTCTCGGACTGGCTCAATGCACCAATAACAGATATTATGCTGGTTGTGATATTAAATTACGAATTTCTACATAAAAATCTCGCATACCTAGAATTTTCTCACAGGagatatttcagacatattatGTATTGTGGGCCAAGTTATCCCGGGTTTGACAAAATTCTGAAAGAGACGAATATGGAACATATTACATACATTGAAGGTGTGGAGAAAGACACTTGGTTCTTTGTTTACAAATGCCTCATTCATGCAGCGAATATGAGGCTAAATGTAAAGGGTTATCTCTACATGGGAGATGACCTTCTCCTCAACCACTGGAATCTCGTCGATCTGCCCAGAGACACATTCTGGATGCCAATGCCTATAAACTATGTCGAAAGGAATCACACAATCAAGTATTGGTGGTACTATTGGAATAAGCCCGTAGGAAGAAGGGCTGTGAATCTGTTCATGAATGACCTACAAAATTCCGCCAAGATGAACCCCAATGATGCAATTTTGAACAATTTTTTGAAAGAGTACGATAAAAATGTCAATCTTAGCAGAGCTGTTCATCGATCAATTGATGTGGTCTATGTCCCTTCTCGTTATAATGCAGAATTGATCAGACTTGGGAAGATGTTCAGGAAACATAATACACTCCTTGGTCTAACTATTCCTATGCTGCATGCTGGTCTCGCTAACTTCAAAGACTCTTTTCATCTCAAAGGGAAGAGTCTATGGAAGAAGGACAGATCAAATAACCTGGAAGCATTCAAGGCAGACTCTCATTATATTCATCCTTTCAAAGCAGGTACAGATTTGGACAGGAAGGAAGGAAAACACTTTTTTTGTGATTACTATTTTCCACTTTCGGAATCGAAGTTATTAGAGATAAGGAAAAGACTGCACAAAAATAGGTAA